Sequence from the bacterium genome:
GCCGGTGCGCCTCAAAGTGCCGCCAATTATATGGCACAAATCGGTATTCCTTTTCCGACGGTTGCCGCGTATCTGTCCGGCGGCGCTGAATTTTTTGGCGGAATCATGGTTCTGTTGGGCTTATTGACACGCCAGGCTAGCTTGTTCCTGATTTTCAATATGATCGTCGCGATCACTGTTGCCCATCGTAATGATTCTTATCGTGCTATGGAA
This genomic interval carries:
- a CDS encoding DoxX family protein, yielding MFKFFARNSHAAIFFFRLGVGIVFIYRGYLKLFAAGAPQSAANYMAQIGIPFPTVAAYLSGGAEFFGGIMVLLGLLTRQASLFLIFNMIVAITVAHRNDSYRAMEHAVQMLILSVGTLYSGSGSFSLESLVKKHGD